One Camelus ferus isolate YT-003-E chromosome 19, BCGSAC_Cfer_1.0, whole genome shotgun sequence genomic window, TCTCAAGAGAGAGAGCCACATGGAAATCGTACCACCTGGTATGACTTTGCCTCCAAAGCCACTCATATCACTTCTCctgctttctactttttttgaAGTGGGTCATTCAGGCTACAGGGGACCAAGGGTGGTATTCAACAGGAAGGAGTGTCAAAGGATTGGTGGGTGGCTTTTAAGTTGACTACAAGTGCCCTGAGACGTGAGGAGGGACTCCTGGGTCTCAGGCCTATTTATCTTCCTCTGTGTGGCCGTGCCTGCAGTTCCCAGGGAAAGCTGACTCCAATCCAGTCCAGGCAGATGGGGTAGGCAGTGACTGATGCCACTTAGAGCACTGCCTCTCTTTACGTCCCTCCCTCTGGTCAGGGAACTCTGGCCAGGGAGGGGTTCTAGTGGCTTCTTGGTGTGCTCAGAGGTCAGCATTCCAGGGCCTAGCCCATGGGAGGCATGCAtgcatccattcatccattcacagATCTTTCTTGAGTCCCTCCTGTGTGCCCAGGCTCAGTTCTTAGCCCAGATGCTCTTGGTAATGATGAAATTAACCGCCCTCCCTCCTGTGCTGCTCTGCCCAGGAGACACGTTTCAGGTGAGCTGGGAGAGCCTCTCACACGTGGGGCTGGGAGGATGACCACTGGGGGCGGAACCTGCCTCTCACCGAAGCCACCCCTGTGCAGGAGGCCACGAGCAAGTCAGGGACACCCCAGAACCGCTAATCCTGCTTCTTGGTTGACTTTGCTCCTGGGCGCTGCCCACACCCACCAGCTCCGAGCTCCTGGGAGCGGCTGGGAGCCGCCGCCAGCCCGTGAGTCACGAGTGGGAAGTGCACCCAGGACTTTGGCAGGCAGGTCTATGCAAGGCGTAAGGTGTCACTAGGTGAATGCTGAGAAATGCTGCTTCCCCGAGCCCCTGAGATAAAAGATAGCCTTCTCGCGCAGCCTTTTATCTTCCCTACTGCCCtagggtgggggctgcaggtcCCGGGCAGCAAAGCAGCGGGGTCGGGGTGTGAGCGTGagtgcgcgcgtgtgcgtgtgcgtctGTGTgagtgtgcgcgcgcgcgcgtggcCTTCCGGCAGCTGTCCcggccccaaccccaccccaccccaccccccgcaccGGCCCTGCGcgccgcccccacccctggctgTGCTGGGTGCGCTGTGGGCCGCTGTGCTCCTGGCCGGCTCCTCCGCGCCTGGGAGGCGACCCCCGTGCGCGCCGGGTTCAAAGGCCCGGGTGCGGCAGCTCCAGCCCCTCCGTGGGGCGGGGAGGCAAGGGGGGTGGTGCGGGAGCCAGAAAAGCCCGAGCCCACAGCCGGCCAGCCCTGAGCAGGGATGGGCAGCGCGCTCTGAAGTTTGTGACCGTCGCAGCCAACTCCCGGCAGCAGCCCGGGACGCAGCGAGCCATCTGCCCGCCACAAACCCCCCTCCCAGCTGGAGGGCGAGACCAGCTGTGCCTGCCCCAGCGCCCTTTCTCGGCCACAGGCGTCTGTCCTCCGGCCCGGGGCTCCCGCGCCCGATCGGGGTTCATGGAGCTGGGGCTTTGGTTCCTTTTCGGGCTCACAGTGACCTCCGCCGCAGGTAAGCGGGCGGGGCGGCGCGCGTGTCCCGGCGCGAGCGCACACAAAAGGACCCCgggatcgggggggggggggggggggcgcggagAAGGGTGCCCTGCGCGGAGCGGCCTCTTGCCTAGGCTTGCCACCCCTGCAGGCGGGGgcgggctggtgggggtggggggcagaagcTGAGGGCGCGGACTACCCCGCGGGCTAGGGAGGTTGCAGCTAACGCGCAGGCTGGAGACATGGGGCCTGGGGGCCAACTTGGTCAGTTTTTCATGAAGTCGGgaaccttttaaaaagtttgcaAACTTTTCAGAAACGGTGCAAAATGATTGCCACGTTTTCCGAAAGCCTGTGCAATGCTTGCACGTTTTCAGTGGGAGCAGACAGCTTGCAGACAGTGCGGAAACGGAGACTGGCTCCCCTACTTTTCACCAAACGTGCACGTAACTTGCAGACTTTTCAGAAACTGCGCACACAGCTTTTACAGACTTTTCCAAATGTTTGGTAGAGCTTGGAGACTTCACAGAAAGTGCCATTAGCTTGCCAACTTTGCAGAAAGTTTGGTTGTCCCCCTCTCCTGGGTTTTTGGGGACGATGGGTGTTGGGGACCCGCATACTCAGGAGCCCCTCAATCTGCGTCTTGCAGGATCGGTGCCAAGCCCCCAGCCTGGGGACGCTGGCAGGAGCGGCGAACCCCGGGCCCCCTCTGCAGCCAGATCTGAGGGGGACACGGAGGAGACTGTGGCCACAACGGCAGTGCGGGGTCCAAGCCCCGGAAGCCATGGGCAGGAGCAAGGACCAGGTCAGTTTGGGGAGCAGGCAGCCAAAGGGGACCCCGTGCACCACCGAGCCCGGCGCTGTACGTGCCTTACCTACAAGGACAAGGAGTGTGTCTACTATTGTCACCTGGACA contains:
- the EDN3 gene encoding endothelin-3 isoform X3, which codes for MELGLWFLFGLTVTSAAGSVPSPQPGDAGRSGEPRAPSAARSEGDTEETVATTAVRGPSPGSHGQEQGPGQFGEQAAKGDPVHHRARRCTCLTYKDKECVYYCHLDIIWINTPERTVPYGLSNYRGSFRARRSAGPAPRSPRPSTWTLRCACAESEDQACARFCARSPAARGLLSLRPWSPRELLERNL
- the EDN3 gene encoding endothelin-3 isoform X2, whose protein sequence is MELGLWFLFGLTVTSAAGSVPSPQPGDAGRSGEPRAPSAARSEGDTEETVATTAVRGPSPGSHGQEQGPGQFGEQAAKGDPVHHRARRCTCLTYKDKECVYYCHLDIIWINTPERTVPYGLSNYRGSFRARRSAGPAPRSPRPSTWTLRCACAESEDQACARFCARSPAARGNSRTAGKPDKKAGEQASSVARDLRPRR
- the EDN3 gene encoding endothelin-3 isoform X1; translated protein: MELGLWFLFGLTVTSAAGSVPSPQPGDAGRSGEPRAPSAARSEGDTEETVATTAVRGPSPGSHGQEQGPGQFGEQAAKGDPVHHRARRCTCLTYKDKECVYYCHLDIIWINTPERTVPYGLSNYRGSFRARRSAGPAPRSPRPSTWTLRCACAESEDQACARFCARSPAARGNSRTAGKPDKKAGEQASSVARDLRPRRLKSRTDRASRL